In a single window of the Zonotrichia leucophrys gambelii isolate GWCS_2022_RI chromosome 2, RI_Zleu_2.0, whole genome shotgun sequence genome:
- the ZBTB47 gene encoding zinc finger and BTB domain-containing protein 47 translates to MLIVEKTTDYPSAEYSLVEDVALHFTCLMDRLNEQRLFQPDLCDVDIVLVQHKSIFPAHKGVLAAYSQFFHSLFTQNKQLQRVELSLEALTSQGLQQILNFIYTSKLLVNSCNVQDVLNAAAVLQMNNIASSCQDLLDTRSLSLATDMALPAEGCAGPPPYYCEIKQEVDAPHPKIYAREGNDPFSVRVEDGTGSGTLPPGPAKQYYKEEKDGGPGAVCKMEGEESEEDLDSQGSYNREQIIVEVNLNNQTLNVSKGMEGKAAASEAAVMGQPDGHGRDTEEDGEEENEEGEEEEEEEEDAEVGEEEEEERSEEEDLEETTEEEDDDDEDASEMKREKSGQPRRGSRASKATKPAMATRSQEMAKVEEEEEEEEEGQRGRKRKKEQDGLGQKVKLEEKQHYPCKKCPRIFNNRWYLEKHMNVTHSRMQICDKCGKRFLLESELLLHHQTDCEKNIQCVTCGKGFKKLWSLHEHNKIVHGYAEKKFSCEICEKKFYTMAHVRKHMVAHTKDMPFTCETCGKSFKRSMSLKVHSLQHSGEKPFKCENCNERFQYKYQLRSHMSIHIGHKQFMCQWCGKDFNMKQYFDEHMKTHTGEKPYICEICGKSFTSRPNMKRHRRTHTGEKPYPCDVCGQRFRFSNMLKAHKEKCFRVTNPLASDTAVPQPATSPAPLPPGPGVSPLPLPLLHPLPQTLPPPPHLPPPPPLFPAGRINSNNN, encoded by the exons ATG CTGATAGTCGAAAAAACGACTGACTACCCTTCGGCTGAGTACTCCCTGGTGGAGGATGTAGCCCTCCACTTCACGTGTTTGATGGACAGACTGAACGAGCAGCGCCTCTTTCAGCCGGACCTGTGCGACGTGGACATCGTGCTGGTGCAGCACAAGAGCATCTTCCCGGCGCACAAGGGGGTCCTGGCAGCCTACAGCCAGTTCTTCCACTCCCTCTTCACCCAGAACAAGCAGCTGCAGCGCGTGGAGCTCTCTCTGGAGGCCCTCACCTCGCAGGGCCTCCAGCAGATCCTCAACTTCATCTACACCTCCAAGCTGCTCGTCAACTCCTGCAATGTGCAGGACGTGCTGAACGCGGCCGCCGTGCTGCAGATGAACAACATCGCGTCCtcctgccaggacctgctggACACGCGCTCGCTCAGCCTGGCCACCGACATGGCCCTGCCCGCCGAGGGCTGCGCCGGACCCCCGCCCTACTACTGCGAGATCAAGCAGGAGGTGGAcgccccccaccccaaaatctatGCCCGGGAGGGCAACGACCCCTTCTCGGTGCGCGTGGAGGACGGGACGGGCAGCGGGACGCTCCCCCCCGGCCCGGCCAAGCAGTACTacaaggaggagaaggatggaGGTCCCGGTGCTGTCTGTAAGATGGAGGGTGAGGAGTCTGAGGAGGACCTGGACAGCCAGGGCTCCTACAACAGGGAGCAGATCATCGTGGAGGTGAACCTCAACAACCAGACACTCAATGTCTCCAAGGGCATGGAGGGGAAGGCAGCTGCCAGCGAGGCAGCTGTGATGGGACAGCCAGATGGGCATGGGCGCGACACGGAGGAGGACGGGGAGGAGGAGAatgaggaaggggaggaggaggaggaagaggaggaggatgcggaggtgggggaggaggaggaggaggagcgcAGCGAGGAGGAGGATCTGGAGGAGACGACGGAAGAAGAGGATGATGACGATGAAGATGCCTCAGagatgaaaagggaaaagagcgGGCAGCCCCGCAGAGGCAGCCGGGCATCCAAAGCCACTAAACCTGCCATGGCAACCAGGTCCCAGGAGATGGCCAaggtggaagaggaggaggaggaggaagaagaaggccagagggggaggaagagaaagaaagaacaagatGGCTTGGGCCAGAAGGTGaagctggaggagaagcagcattATCCGTGCAAGAAGTGTCCGCGGATCTTCAACAACCGCTGGTACCTGGAGAAGCACATGAACGTCACGCACAGCCGGATGCAGATCTGCGACAAGTGCGGGAAGCGCTTCCTGCTGGAGAGCgagctcctgctgcaccacCAGACCGACTGTGAGAAGAAcatccag TGTGTGAcgtgtgggaagggcttcaagaaGCTCTGGTCTCTCCATGAGCACAACAAGATTGTCCATGGCTATGCAGAGAAGAAGTTCTCCTGCGAGATCTGCGAGAAGAAGTTCTACACCATGGCCCACGTGCGCAAACACATGGTTG CACACACCAAGGACATGCCCTTCACCTGTGAGACCTGCGGGAAGTCCTTCAAGCGCAGCATGTCCCTCAAGGTCCACTCGCTCCAGCACTCGGGGGAAAAGCCTTTCAAATGTGAG AACTGCAACGAGCGCTTCCAGTACAAGTACCAGCTGCGCTCCCACATGAGCATCCACATCGGCCACAAGCAGTTCATGTGCCAGTGGTGTGGCAAGGACTTCAACATGAAGCAGTACTTTGATGAGCACATGAAGACGCACACGG GGGAGAAGCCCTACATCTGTGAGATCTGCgggaagagcttcaccagcCGCCCCAACATGAAGCGGCACCGCCGGACCCACACCGGGGAGAAGCCGTACCCGTGCGACGTCTGCGGCCAGCGCTTCCGCTTCTCCAACATGCTCAAGGCCCACAAGGAGAAATGTTTCCGCGTCACCAACCCCCTGGCTTCGGACACGGCCGTCCCCCAGCCCGCCACCAGCCCGGCTCCgctgccccccggccccggcgtctcccccctgcccctgccgctgctccatcctctgccacagaccctccctcctcctcctcacctaCCGCCACCCCCTCCCCTGTTTCCCGCGGGGAGGATAAATTCCAACAACAATTAG